One Electrophorus electricus isolate fEleEle1 chromosome 13, fEleEle1.pri, whole genome shotgun sequence DNA segment encodes these proteins:
- the clic4 gene encoding chloride intracellular channel protein 4 gives MSLSVPQNGRGDNEPVIELFVKAGSDGESIGNCPFSQRLFMILWLKGVVFNVTTVDLKRKPADLQNLAPGTPPPFITFNGEVKTDVNKIEEFLEDVLSPPKYAKLSARHPESTTAGMDIFAKFSAYIKNSKPDANEALERGLLKTLQKLDEYLCSPLPDEIDHNSMDDIKVSRRKFLDGDNMTLADCNLLPKLHIVKVVTKKYRGFEIPKDMSGIWKYLSEAYTRDEFTNTCPSEKEIEIAYADVAKRLVK, from the exons GCAGGAAGCGATGGAGAGAGCATCGGGAACTGTCCATTCTCTCAGCGTCTCTTCATGATTCTCTGGCTGAAGGGTGTGGTCTTCAACGTAACCACTGTGGACCTGAAGAG GAAACCAGCAGATCTTCAGAACCTGGCCCCTGGGACACCCCCTCCCTTCATCACATTTAACGGGGAGGTGAAAACCGATGTTAACAAGATTGAGGAGTTCCTCGAGGACGTTCTCAGTCCACccaa GTACGCCAAACTCAGCGCAAGGCACCCAGAGTCCACCACAGCCGGAATGGACATATTCGCCAAATTTTCTGCTTATATTAAGAACTCCAAACCTGACGCCaatgagg CTCTTGAGAGAGGTTTGCTGAAGACCCTACAGAAGCTGGATGAGTACCTGTGTTCACCACTGCCCGATGAGATCGATCACAACAGCATGGACGACATCAAGGTGTCCCGCCGCAAGTTTCTGGATGGTGACAACATGACCCTGGCCGACTGTAACCTGCTGCCCAAACTGCACATCGTCAAG GTGGTGACTAAGAAATACCGGGGCTTTGAGATCCCCAAGGACATGAGTGGCATCTGGAAGTACCTGAGTGAAGCGTACACGCGTGACGAGTTCACCAACACCTGCCCCAGCGAAAAGGAGATTGAGATTGCATACGCTGACGTAGCCAAGAGGCTCGTCAAATAA